In the Elusimicrobiota bacterium genome, GGGACCTCGGCGTCTGCCCCCGCGTAGGCGGCCACGTCCTCAATTTTCACCTGGTCCATGGTAATCCTTTTGGCGCCCGACCCGATCAAAACATCGATGTTCGTCATGCTTTCGCCAAGGAAATCCAACGCCAGGGATTTTAATCCATGGGTTTGACGGCCTGGGTTTAAACAGTAAGAGGCCACCAGCGTATCAAAGGAAATAGGGGAAACGGGCATCCCCATCCGGGTGAGGACATGGTTGTCGAATTTCAAATTCTGACCGATTTTGGGAAGGAGAGCAGAGGAAAAAAATGGCGCCAAGACCGTTCGGATTTTTTCCAAAGGAAGTTGAACCGGCATTCCCAAATACGAATGGCCCACGGGAAGATACCAGGCTTCGCCTGGTTTGACCGCTAAGGAAAGACCCACCAACGTGCAATCAAAAACCTCCAACCCCGTGGTCTCCACATCCACGGACAACACGTCCGCCTGGGCGAGCGCGTTTTTCAGAAGAGCAAGATCCTCCTCCGTTAAAACGGTGTGAACCACGCGAACCCCCGGGCGTCCGACTGGGGGGAGGGCCGCTGGGGCTTCGTTCGAAACAGGACGCGCTGGGCTCTTGCGGCCCTTAGCGGGGGGAGATTCCTCTCGTTCCGGATTCCGGGTCGGTTGAGATTCCAATTCAGGAAGGAGACTGTTAAATTCAACCCGGCTCAAAAACGCCACCAACTGTGCTGAAGGTTTTTCCGGCACGGTGCAATCGGCCAAATTCAGCGGGAGGGAAACATGTCGGTCAAGAACCACCAGGTCCCGGCTCAACCGAGCCTCTTTTTCCTGGGCGCGAAGTTTTTCTTGCACCGGTCCTTTCACTTCGTCCAAATGGGCGTAGAGACCATCTAAGGATCCGAAATCTTTCAGTAACCCCGTGGCCGTCTTTTCCCCCACACCACGGACGCCGGGAACATTATCGGAACTGTCCCCCAGCAACGCAAAATAATCCACCAGCTGGTCGGGGCGGAGACCATATTTTTTCTCCACCGCCGCCGCGTCATAGAGGACACCCCTTTGCTCGTTGAGAACCGTCGTCGTCTCCCCCACCAGCTGAAGGGCGTCCTTGTCAGCGGTAACCACCACGACCGAATAGCCTTCCCGCCCGCCCGTTTCCGCCAACGTGGCCAGAAGATCGTCGGCCTCAAACCCCGGCTGAACCGCCAGAGGCAACCCCCAATCTTCCACCATTTTGCGAGCCAGAGGTAACTGAAATTTCAATTCGCTGTCGATTTCTTTACGGTGAGCTTTATAGGCGGTATACGTTTTGTGTCGAAAAGTAGGGGCGGGGTCATCGAAACAGACCACCAAACGATCCGGCCGGTTTTGACGAATGATTTTGCTCAACATGCGGGCGAAGCCGAAAAGCGCGCCCACGGGTTCCCCTTTTGAATTCGTCAAGGGAGGAAGAGCGTGATAAGCCCGGTGCAAATACCCGTGGGCATCGATCAGATAAAGAGATTTTTTTATGTCTGTCACGGGGCACCCCAGAGGGGGAAGGAAAAACCTTAGGCCCCTAAGAGTTGGTTAATCAGGGCGCGCCAATTCCCGGCGAATTCCGGGGCGTAACCGGACCAATCGTTCACAAGACGTCCGTCCTGGTCGATTAACACAAAATGCGGAATTCCGCCCACCCCGTAAGAACGAGCCACATCGGAATCCCCCGCTAAGAGAACCGGGTAGGGGATTTTTTTCTGTTCGACAAACCGTTTTACCTTTTCAGGGTTTTCGTCCAGATTCAACCCCAAAACTTGAACCGGTTTCCCTTGGAAATGGCGGTGGAGCTTTTCCACATCCGGCATGGAAATCCGACAGGGAGGGCACCAGGTGGCCCAAAAATCCAAGAAGACCACCTTCCCCTTAAAATCCGCCAGGGACACCGTTTTTCCATTCGTGTCCTGAAGGGAAAACCCTGGCGCCGGGTTTTTCCCAAAATCGCCCGCAACAGGTGCCGCGGTCTGGGAAAAAGAGTCCGACGATTGGCCCCCCGAATTCGAACCGCAGGCCGTCCACACAACAGCCCCGAGCGCTAAGGGGAATACCCAAAGGGAACGCCGGGCGGACGGAGGAATCACAAACCGCCTTATTTCAGCAACCCGTCAATTTTGGCGATGATGTCTTTCTTTGAATGCACACCCACCATTTGTTCAACCACCTTGCCGTCTTTGAAGAACAGCATGGAGGGGATCGCGGAGATATTGAATTTAGACGCCACGTTCGGGTTATCGTCCGTGTTCATTTTTCCAACAACGACCTTCCCGGCGTATTCCTTGGCAATTTCTTCAACGATCGGACCCAACATGCGGCAGGGACCGCACCAGGGTGCCCAAAAATCCACGAGCACGGGCTGGGTGGCTTTTAACACATCTTTTTCAAAAGTCGCATCGGTTAATTGCAGTTCCATGGAAGGCTCCTTTCTGTTGCGGCAGGTTCATTAACGAAACGTCCAAATCCGCGAAAAGTTCCACGGACCAGAAGGCAACGCGAGGAGATTCTAACACACCCGGGGGCCCCCGTCAAAACCGCGAGGGGGTTACCTACGGCGAGAGTGAATAAAAAAAAGCGGTAAGACCAGGAACCCCAGGGCATTGTGGGTGGTGCTCAATGTTCGGCGCAACACTTCTCCGCCCGCGTAATAGAGCCCCCACCCGGTGAGAACCAAAATCACCGTCACCAACGCTAAGGACAAACTGGACAGCCGTTTGGTCCCGGTCTCCCAGCCCGTTCGAAAATGAAAAGGGACCAGGGATCCCACCGCCACAAGGAACAAGAGGGCCGTGAACCCGTGGGCCGCCCGGGCCGAAAATTCGCCCCAATGGCTCTCTAACCCAAAAGGTCCTTCCCGCCTCCCAAAATACCGGGCCCAAAACCACAGGACACCCGTCACCCATACCCCCCCCACCGCACTGAGAAGGCCCACCCGTTGCCACAAAGGCAATCGAGCGTTGGGTTGAGCCGAGTGACCCTTCAGGTGTCGAAGGGGGATAGGATTATTGACCATTGGATTTCTCCTTTGATGAAAAAACGAATGCCTCGGCCCGAAATCGACGCAACAGGGGTCCCGCTTGATCCGGGGCCAAGAGGACCACTTTCGTAAGAGCATCTGCCCACAGGGCCCGCCGCGCGACCACCGTTACACTTTTTTGAGACGTGACCGATTGCCCGCGAAACACATAGGGGGAAGAAACCCGACCGCCCCCGACACCCCGTGCAGAATACGTGGGAGCGGAACTGGCCACGGCCCCCGCCCGGCCCTGCCCCAGGGAAATCATTTTACTGATTTGGCACGGGTGACGAACCCAAAATTTTTCCGGTCGATCCGAAAAAAAAGCCAAATCTCCTCCCGCGTTGACGCCCCCCCTTTTGACCCCGGATCGACGAAGGGCCGACAGTGCCTGATCCACCGCAAACCCCTTGGCGATGCCTCCTAAATCGATCCAAAGGGGCCGTCGAAACCGAACGCGGAACCCCGGCCCCATCCGGACATCCCCAAAGGAATGTCTCCCCCTAGGAATCGCGCCGACAAGAGGTGGAAGGAACCCCTCCCGTGCCAAAACCTGTCCGACCGTCACATCAAAAACGCCCTGGGACAAACGGAACAACCGTTGCGCCTCACGGAGGACCTTAAACGTTTGGGGGTGAACCAGAACGGAACACCGATGGGCCTCCCGATTGAGACGGGACACATCGCTCTCCGGGTCAAAATAACTCATCCGCTTCTCCACCCGTTCCACCGCCGCTAACGCGCGCGAAATCCCTGCCGTCACCGCTGAAGTCTCCCCTTCCGCCCACACCGCCACCAAGGTCCCCATCAGAGGTCGCGCGCGGGACCTTTTAACTTGCACGGTTCTCCATCAAGGCCAGAACGCGGCGAACCCCGTCCGTCACATGCCGACAGGA is a window encoding:
- the trxA gene encoding thioredoxin: MELQLTDATFEKDVLKATQPVLVDFWAPWCGPCRMLGPIVEEIAKEYAGKVVVGKMNTDDNPNVASKFNISAIPSMLFFKDGKVVEQMVGVHSKKDIIAKIDGLLK
- a CDS encoding FAD:protein FMN transferase; this translates as MQVKRSRARPLMGTLVAVWAEGETSAVTAGISRALAAVERVEKRMSYFDPESDVSRLNREAHRCSVLVHPQTFKVLREAQRLFRLSQGVFDVTVGQVLAREGFLPPLVGAIPRGRHSFGDVRMGPGFRVRFRRPLWIDLGGIAKGFAVDQALSALRRSGVKRGGVNAGGDLAFFSDRPEKFWVRHPCQISKMISLGQGRAGAVASSAPTYSARGVGGGRVSSPYVFRGQSVTSQKSVTVVARRALWADALTKVVLLAPDQAGPLLRRFRAEAFVFSSKEKSNGQ
- the polA gene encoding DNA polymerase I; translation: MTDIKKSLYLIDAHGYLHRAYHALPPLTNSKGEPVGALFGFARMLSKIIRQNRPDRLVVCFDDPAPTFRHKTYTAYKAHRKEIDSELKFQLPLARKMVEDWGLPLAVQPGFEADDLLATLAETGGREGYSVVVVTADKDALQLVGETTTVLNEQRGVLYDAAAVEKKYGLRPDQLVDYFALLGDSSDNVPGVRGVGEKTATGLLKDFGSLDGLYAHLDEVKGPVQEKLRAQEKEARLSRDLVVLDRHVSLPLNLADCTVPEKPSAQLVAFLSRVEFNSLLPELESQPTRNPEREESPPAKGRKSPARPVSNEAPAALPPVGRPGVRVVHTVLTEEDLALLKNALAQADVLSVDVETTGLEVFDCTLVGLSLAVKPGEAWYLPVGHSYLGMPVQLPLEKIRTVLAPFFSSALLPKIGQNLKFDNHVLTRMGMPVSPISFDTLVASYCLNPGRQTHGLKSLALDFLGESMTNIDVLIGSGAKRITMDQVKIEDVAAYAGADAEVPLRLKAVMEEQLKSKGMERLFYEVEMPLVPILGAMEKVGIGLDVPYLTALSESFERDIAGLEKEIHGLAGEPINVNSPKQLAVILFEKLKLPVVRKTKTGFSTDEEVLQKLSNQHPLPAKMLAYRELAKLKSTYIDGLLAQVRDSGRVHTRFNQAVAATGRLSSSDPNLQNIPIRTEYGRQIRRAFVPAEGCVFLSADYSQIDLRVLAHVSRDPALVAAFQRGEDIHAATARDIFHLGSSDAVTEDQRRVAKSVNFGIVYGQTGFGLAQQLGLPLGQAQAYINAYLEKYAGVKDWIGRIIDEARQAGFVTTLLNRRRYLPEITAANAAVRGFAERTAMNTPIQGTSADIIKVAMRDVARLVEEKRWKTRVLLQVHDDLLFEVPEGELAQVAVPIQKTMEGALALDVPVRVDLKTGRNWAEMKPYA
- a CDS encoding redoxin domain-containing protein → MIPPSARRSLWVFPLALGAVVWTACGSNSGGQSSDSFSQTAAPVAGDFGKNPAPGFSLQDTNGKTVSLADFKGKVVFLDFWATWCPPCRISMPDVEKLHRHFQGKPVQVLGLNLDENPEKVKRFVEQKKIPYPVLLAGDSDVARSYGVGGIPHFVLIDQDGRLVNDWSGYAPEFAGNWRALINQLLGA